The following are encoded together in the Argopecten irradians isolate NY chromosome 5, Ai_NY, whole genome shotgun sequence genome:
- the LOC138323290 gene encoding folliculin-interacting protein 1-like isoform X1 encodes MHVLSFCCYISYVQVRLYYQLPLQGPTDAYNSQICFDCQKMWKTPKFDPDQIRLVIYADNERDRTLLFDSKAVKRNVEPQPKCYHGLRKFVSPKTKLCGPSEQLGAGRQSAKFLFSKPGSDVQSLEEIMFGSVGMAYTGSSLKVHLTKSPPQMMLTKVFVPEPPKRESMGSELDSDLLSLQSHSDPSDPKPISCSDRNGTYLAESVPMDVPLPSHSKRANFDIIDEDSGLASLTSSGSFHTPFPSPGSNASSYNSYNSLHRRWMRVQYTSLESGLKKRDSQDNLVAHEQSFSSCTTSSTTSKKQSKIALGILFGLEEDKDCQGVNRCFENFFFSHITLFEGHLDKLKAGVSHAYNNRKKFVHIVMEALDNFRRDVQDLYTTPRLSEPVWLNMMSHSSYRYSMCEKFMKQFMFLVSKYDNKNTNFFMSTLVTAVLTHHLAWVPTVTPAGGTSIRTYLHNHTPNWVDTFAKTHPYNPLWAQLGDLYGAIGFPLKVARTVVVGKKADLVKKILYILTYFIRCSDVHENDELGSLKSCLDDLSFEMENDKQDVTPILEKQPNAFFPVKEENSGSWTRHEETNFGKGKVETPQDTCNTSQSHKEILQCSLERERKDIQSNRKECQNPCDKDEVKLLCSPKGCVRQISVEKELRRISKEYEDVIPKTIKSVQDTDIHFHLPDDCSLTDEGYHSILPPDHGYSSLPRPCSLSVSKIVEAVPVENVKNVSRSVEILSSDLIEVPTPNPVKPQPFYPSSSCSVSRLTQKLLEEKEPVSKKDSIETAKVVDIRTRFLKEGSNSMFDEYFTDPSIQTKTIDNVDAVDRIVSYPLVKSESIRSSTDSIIRELAANSPTAELQGSHENRLGSFSGGIRPRISSFSRQFSTDRSHIAGRQNSLAPGRCRSVTPTELSRRRHLSSTSSYDVDLSDPASGCKELDMPNFSGELSSSSIKVFDRNFGRSLMAGYSDHYLSDFVLHGTSDNSFHEKLRSDLEVAIQHSVLDEPIGEAVCIIADTDQWCVNVASSRDVDKPFEPLTKPVIASQLVCNLMEGVLQLCKLKMSSEFCLMHLEDRLQEIFFKSKMLAEYLKDVKKCNIKELTQLLGFEPGDLPLLVAIAGTHSPHLSLGVI; translated from the exons ATGCACGTTTTATCTTTTTGCTGCTATATTTCATATGTCCAGGTACGTCTGTACTACCAACTTCCACTGCAAGGGCCAACAGATGCGTATAACAGTCAAATATGTTTTGATTGTCAAAAAAT gTGGAAGACACCAAAATTTGACCCAGATCAGATTCGATTGGTGATATATGCAGATAATGAAAGAGATAGAACCTTATTATTTGATTCAAAGGCTGTCAAAAGAAATGTAGAACCACAG CCAAAATGTTACCATGGGTTGAGAAAATTTGTTTCACCCAAAACAAAGCTATGTGGTCCAAGCGAACAGCTGGGTGCAGGACGGCAGTCAGCAAAGTTCCTG TTCTCAAAGCCAGGATCAGATGTGCAGAGTTTAGAGGAGATCATGTTTGGCAGTGTTGGAATGGCCTATACTGGGTCGTCCCTCAAAGTCCACCTGACCAA GTCGCCTCCTCAAATGATGTTGACAAAAGTCTTTGTACCGGAACCACCTAAGAGAGAATCCATGGGCAG TGAACTCGATTCAGATTTGCTAAGCCTACAAAGCCATTCGGATCCCTCTGACCCCAAACCTATATCATGCTCGGATAGAAATGGCACTTATCTAG CTGAAAGTGTTCCAATGGATGTTCCTCTACCGTCCCACTCAAAGCGAGCtaattttgatatcattgaCGAAGATAGTGGGTTGGCGTCAT TAACCTCAAGTGGAAGTTTCCATACGCCATTCCCGTCCCCTGGTAGTAACGCTAGTAGTTATAACAGCTATAACAGTCTTCACCGACGCTGGATGAGGGTTCAGTATACCTCCTTGGAGAGTGGACTTAAAAAACGAGACTCGCAGGATAACCTAGTGGCACACGAG CAAAGTTTTTCATCATGTACAACCTCATCAACAACAAGCAAGAAACAATCAAAGATTGCCTTGGGGATATTATTTGGGCTGGAAGAAGACAAGGATTGTCAGGGAGTCAACAG GTGCTTTGAGAATTTCTTCTTCTCGCACATCACACTGTTTGAGGGACACCTAGACAAACTGAAGGCAGGAGTGAGCCATGCCTACAACAACAGAAAGAAATTTGTCCACATTGTCATGGAG GCTTTGGACAACTTTAGAAGAGATGTTCAGGACCTGTACACAACACCACGGCTATCTGAACCTGTGTGGTTAAACATGATGTCCCATAGCAGCTATAGATACTCCATGTGTGAAAAGTTCATGAAGCAATTCATGTTTCTTGTGTCCAAATACGACAACAAGAACACTAATTT TTTCATGAGCACACTGGTTACGGCAGTTCTTACTCATCACTTAGCCTGGGTTCCTACAGTTACACCGGCAGGGGGTACTTCCATCAGGACTTACCTACACAATCACACACCAAACTGG GTGGACACGTTTGCTAAAACACATCCTTACAATCCTCTGTGGGCTCAACTTGG TGATCTGTATGGAGCCATTGGGTTTCCTCTCAAGGTGGCGAGGACAGTGGTGGTCGGGAAAAAAGCTGAtctagtgaaaaaaatattgtacattctCACATATTTCATCAGATGTAGTGACGTTCATGAAAATGATGAGTTAGGATCTTTAAAATCTTGCCTTGACGATCTCAGTTTTGAAATGGAGAATGACAAACAAGATGTTACTCCCATCTTGGAAAAACAACCAAATGCCTTTTTTCCAGTGAAAGAAGAAAATTCTGGGAGTTGGACGAGACATGAGGAAACAAACTTTGGTAAAGGAAAGGTAGAAACACCTCAGGATACATGTAACACAAGTCAATCCCATAAAGAAATATTACAGTGTTCTTTGGAGAGAGAACGAAAAGACATTCAATCAAATAGAAAAGAGTGTCAAAATCCATGTGATAAGGATGAAGTTAAGCTATTGTGTTCACCAAAAGGATGTGTACGTCAGATCAGTGTGGAAAAAGAGTTGAGGAGGATAAGTAAAGAATATGAAGATGTTATTCCAAAGACGATAAAAAGTGTTCAGGATACCGACATACACTTTCATTTACCAGATGATTGTTCCTTAACAGACGAGGGTTATCATTCAATTCTTCCACCGGACCATGGCTATTCGTCTCTGCCGAGGCCATGTAGTTTATCGGTGTCTAAGATAGTTGAGGCTGTGCCTGTAGAGAATGTAAAGAATGTGTCGAGATCTGTGGAGATTCTCAGCAGTGACCTGATAGAAGTTCCTACCCCTAACCCAGTCAAACCTCAGCCATTTTACCCGTCCAGTTCATGTAGCGTGTCCAGATTGACACAAAAACTTTTAGAGGAAAAGGAACCAGTTTCCAAGAAGGATTCAATAGAAACTGCCAAAGTAGTGGACATTAGGACAAGGTTTCTGAAAGAAGGAAGCAATAGTATGTTTGATGAATATTTCACAGACCCTAGTATCCAAACCAAAACCATAGATAATGTAGACGCTGTAGATAGGATTGTTAGTTACCCATTAGTGAAGTCCGAGTCCATCAGAAGTTCTACCGACAGCATTATAAGGGAGCTGGCAGCTAATAGTCCAACTGCAGAGCTACAGGGCAGTCACGAGAATCGCCTTGGCTCATTTAGTGGAGGAATACGCCCTCGTATATCATCATTTTCTCGGCAGTTCAGTACTGATAGAAGTCATATAGCTGGCCGTCAGAATTCTCTGGCACCTGGAAGATGCAG ATCTGTTACACCCACTGAGCTCAGTAGACGGCGCCACCTGTCCTCTACCAGTAGTTACGACGTAGATTTATCCGATCCTGCATCAGGATGTAAAGAGCTTGACATGCCAAA TTTCAGTGGTGAGCTCAGCAGCAGCAGCATCAAAGTGTTTGACCGTAACTTTGGACGGTCATTGATGGCCGGATACTCTGATCATTACCTCTCCGACTTTGTTTTACATGGTACTTCTGATAACAGCTTTCATGAAAAGTTACGCAGTGATTTGGAGGTTGCTATTCAG CATTCTGTGTTAGATGAACCCATTGGTGAAGCGGTGTGTATTATAGCTGACACAGATCAATG GTGTGTCAATGTGGCCAGTAGTCGAGATGTGGACAAGCCCTTTGAGCCTCTTACCAAGCCAGTGATAGCTTCCCAGCTTGTATGTAACCTCATGGAAGGAGTCCTTCAGCTTTGTAAACTGAAGATGAGCTCAGAATTT TGTCTGATGCATTTGGAAGACAGATTGCAAGAAATTTTCTTCAAAAGCAAAATGTTGGCAGAATACCTGAAAGATGTAAAGAAATGTAACATCAAAGAACTGACACAATTATTAGG TTTTGAGCCTGGTGATCTCCCTTTACTTGTAGCCATAGCCGGAACACATTCACCTCATCTCTCCTTGGGAGTCATCTAG
- the LOC138323290 gene encoding folliculin-interacting protein 1-like isoform X2, giving the protein MALLQKILPNKNRCSAFERWTSSDTNTEWKTPKFDPDQIRLVIYADNERDRTLLFDSKAVKRNVEPQPKCYHGLRKFVSPKTKLCGPSEQLGAGRQSAKFLFSKPGSDVQSLEEIMFGSVGMAYTGSSLKVHLTKSPPQMMLTKVFVPEPPKRESMGSELDSDLLSLQSHSDPSDPKPISCSDRNGTYLAESVPMDVPLPSHSKRANFDIIDEDSGLASLTSSGSFHTPFPSPGSNASSYNSYNSLHRRWMRVQYTSLESGLKKRDSQDNLVAHEQSFSSCTTSSTTSKKQSKIALGILFGLEEDKDCQGVNRCFENFFFSHITLFEGHLDKLKAGVSHAYNNRKKFVHIVMEALDNFRRDVQDLYTTPRLSEPVWLNMMSHSSYRYSMCEKFMKQFMFLVSKYDNKNTNFFMSTLVTAVLTHHLAWVPTVTPAGGTSIRTYLHNHTPNWVDTFAKTHPYNPLWAQLGDLYGAIGFPLKVARTVVVGKKADLVKKILYILTYFIRCSDVHENDELGSLKSCLDDLSFEMENDKQDVTPILEKQPNAFFPVKEENSGSWTRHEETNFGKGKVETPQDTCNTSQSHKEILQCSLERERKDIQSNRKECQNPCDKDEVKLLCSPKGCVRQISVEKELRRISKEYEDVIPKTIKSVQDTDIHFHLPDDCSLTDEGYHSILPPDHGYSSLPRPCSLSVSKIVEAVPVENVKNVSRSVEILSSDLIEVPTPNPVKPQPFYPSSSCSVSRLTQKLLEEKEPVSKKDSIETAKVVDIRTRFLKEGSNSMFDEYFTDPSIQTKTIDNVDAVDRIVSYPLVKSESIRSSTDSIIRELAANSPTAELQGSHENRLGSFSGGIRPRISSFSRQFSTDRSHIAGRQNSLAPGRCRSVTPTELSRRRHLSSTSSYDVDLSDPASGCKELDMPNFSGELSSSSIKVFDRNFGRSLMAGYSDHYLSDFVLHGTSDNSFHEKLRSDLEVAIQHSVLDEPIGEAVCIIADTDQWCVNVASSRDVDKPFEPLTKPVIASQLVCNLMEGVLQLCKLKMSSEFCLMHLEDRLQEIFFKSKMLAEYLKDVKKCNIKELTQLLGFEPGDLPLLVAIAGTHSPHLSLGVI; this is encoded by the exons ATGGCACTGTTACAGAAGATATTACCTAACAAAAACAGATGTAGTGCCTTTGAACGATGGACTTCGTCAGACACGAACACAGA gTGGAAGACACCAAAATTTGACCCAGATCAGATTCGATTGGTGATATATGCAGATAATGAAAGAGATAGAACCTTATTATTTGATTCAAAGGCTGTCAAAAGAAATGTAGAACCACAG CCAAAATGTTACCATGGGTTGAGAAAATTTGTTTCACCCAAAACAAAGCTATGTGGTCCAAGCGAACAGCTGGGTGCAGGACGGCAGTCAGCAAAGTTCCTG TTCTCAAAGCCAGGATCAGATGTGCAGAGTTTAGAGGAGATCATGTTTGGCAGTGTTGGAATGGCCTATACTGGGTCGTCCCTCAAAGTCCACCTGACCAA GTCGCCTCCTCAAATGATGTTGACAAAAGTCTTTGTACCGGAACCACCTAAGAGAGAATCCATGGGCAG TGAACTCGATTCAGATTTGCTAAGCCTACAAAGCCATTCGGATCCCTCTGACCCCAAACCTATATCATGCTCGGATAGAAATGGCACTTATCTAG CTGAAAGTGTTCCAATGGATGTTCCTCTACCGTCCCACTCAAAGCGAGCtaattttgatatcattgaCGAAGATAGTGGGTTGGCGTCAT TAACCTCAAGTGGAAGTTTCCATACGCCATTCCCGTCCCCTGGTAGTAACGCTAGTAGTTATAACAGCTATAACAGTCTTCACCGACGCTGGATGAGGGTTCAGTATACCTCCTTGGAGAGTGGACTTAAAAAACGAGACTCGCAGGATAACCTAGTGGCACACGAG CAAAGTTTTTCATCATGTACAACCTCATCAACAACAAGCAAGAAACAATCAAAGATTGCCTTGGGGATATTATTTGGGCTGGAAGAAGACAAGGATTGTCAGGGAGTCAACAG GTGCTTTGAGAATTTCTTCTTCTCGCACATCACACTGTTTGAGGGACACCTAGACAAACTGAAGGCAGGAGTGAGCCATGCCTACAACAACAGAAAGAAATTTGTCCACATTGTCATGGAG GCTTTGGACAACTTTAGAAGAGATGTTCAGGACCTGTACACAACACCACGGCTATCTGAACCTGTGTGGTTAAACATGATGTCCCATAGCAGCTATAGATACTCCATGTGTGAAAAGTTCATGAAGCAATTCATGTTTCTTGTGTCCAAATACGACAACAAGAACACTAATTT TTTCATGAGCACACTGGTTACGGCAGTTCTTACTCATCACTTAGCCTGGGTTCCTACAGTTACACCGGCAGGGGGTACTTCCATCAGGACTTACCTACACAATCACACACCAAACTGG GTGGACACGTTTGCTAAAACACATCCTTACAATCCTCTGTGGGCTCAACTTGG TGATCTGTATGGAGCCATTGGGTTTCCTCTCAAGGTGGCGAGGACAGTGGTGGTCGGGAAAAAAGCTGAtctagtgaaaaaaatattgtacattctCACATATTTCATCAGATGTAGTGACGTTCATGAAAATGATGAGTTAGGATCTTTAAAATCTTGCCTTGACGATCTCAGTTTTGAAATGGAGAATGACAAACAAGATGTTACTCCCATCTTGGAAAAACAACCAAATGCCTTTTTTCCAGTGAAAGAAGAAAATTCTGGGAGTTGGACGAGACATGAGGAAACAAACTTTGGTAAAGGAAAGGTAGAAACACCTCAGGATACATGTAACACAAGTCAATCCCATAAAGAAATATTACAGTGTTCTTTGGAGAGAGAACGAAAAGACATTCAATCAAATAGAAAAGAGTGTCAAAATCCATGTGATAAGGATGAAGTTAAGCTATTGTGTTCACCAAAAGGATGTGTACGTCAGATCAGTGTGGAAAAAGAGTTGAGGAGGATAAGTAAAGAATATGAAGATGTTATTCCAAAGACGATAAAAAGTGTTCAGGATACCGACATACACTTTCATTTACCAGATGATTGTTCCTTAACAGACGAGGGTTATCATTCAATTCTTCCACCGGACCATGGCTATTCGTCTCTGCCGAGGCCATGTAGTTTATCGGTGTCTAAGATAGTTGAGGCTGTGCCTGTAGAGAATGTAAAGAATGTGTCGAGATCTGTGGAGATTCTCAGCAGTGACCTGATAGAAGTTCCTACCCCTAACCCAGTCAAACCTCAGCCATTTTACCCGTCCAGTTCATGTAGCGTGTCCAGATTGACACAAAAACTTTTAGAGGAAAAGGAACCAGTTTCCAAGAAGGATTCAATAGAAACTGCCAAAGTAGTGGACATTAGGACAAGGTTTCTGAAAGAAGGAAGCAATAGTATGTTTGATGAATATTTCACAGACCCTAGTATCCAAACCAAAACCATAGATAATGTAGACGCTGTAGATAGGATTGTTAGTTACCCATTAGTGAAGTCCGAGTCCATCAGAAGTTCTACCGACAGCATTATAAGGGAGCTGGCAGCTAATAGTCCAACTGCAGAGCTACAGGGCAGTCACGAGAATCGCCTTGGCTCATTTAGTGGAGGAATACGCCCTCGTATATCATCATTTTCTCGGCAGTTCAGTACTGATAGAAGTCATATAGCTGGCCGTCAGAATTCTCTGGCACCTGGAAGATGCAG ATCTGTTACACCCACTGAGCTCAGTAGACGGCGCCACCTGTCCTCTACCAGTAGTTACGACGTAGATTTATCCGATCCTGCATCAGGATGTAAAGAGCTTGACATGCCAAA TTTCAGTGGTGAGCTCAGCAGCAGCAGCATCAAAGTGTTTGACCGTAACTTTGGACGGTCATTGATGGCCGGATACTCTGATCATTACCTCTCCGACTTTGTTTTACATGGTACTTCTGATAACAGCTTTCATGAAAAGTTACGCAGTGATTTGGAGGTTGCTATTCAG CATTCTGTGTTAGATGAACCCATTGGTGAAGCGGTGTGTATTATAGCTGACACAGATCAATG GTGTGTCAATGTGGCCAGTAGTCGAGATGTGGACAAGCCCTTTGAGCCTCTTACCAAGCCAGTGATAGCTTCCCAGCTTGTATGTAACCTCATGGAAGGAGTCCTTCAGCTTTGTAAACTGAAGATGAGCTCAGAATTT TGTCTGATGCATTTGGAAGACAGATTGCAAGAAATTTTCTTCAAAAGCAAAATGTTGGCAGAATACCTGAAAGATGTAAAGAAATGTAACATCAAAGAACTGACACAATTATTAGG TTTTGAGCCTGGTGATCTCCCTTTACTTGTAGCCATAGCCGGAACACATTCACCTCATCTCTCCTTGGGAGTCATCTAG